Proteins encoded together in one Chrysemys picta bellii isolate R12L10 chromosome 22, ASM1138683v2, whole genome shotgun sequence window:
- the LOC135977098 gene encoding prosaposin-like produces MRRGYLRGKMIAVLLLLSLLPGATALALPGGPPECLKGPEFWCRDVATAAQCGRLQFCLVYGWDELPEGADERHPLVICWMCRTFIDGLKAMVPNTHDTRGVGKAIKKICSTVFYYWSDQCHEVVDQYVTPIEDGLAQDLEPHEICIKIGMCESQGHPGWKVPGPRRAPAAESPADTVGPAGA; encoded by the exons ATGCGACGCGGCTACCTGCGGGGCAAGATGATCGCggtgctgctgctcctctccctGCTTCCGGGGGCGACTg ccctggccctgccagGTGGGCCCCCCGAATGCCTGAAGGGCCCCGAGTTTTGGTGCCGGGACGTGGCCACAGCAGCCCAGTGCGGCCGACTGCAGTTTTGCCTGGTGTACGGCTGGGACGAGCTGCCTGAG GGCGCTGACGAGCGGCACCCCCTGGTGATATGCTGGATGTGCAGGACGTTCATCGACGGGCTGAAGGCAATGGTGCCCAACACGCATGACACA AGAGGCGTGGGAAAGGCCATTAAGAAGATCTGCTCCACCGTCTTCTACTACTGGTCCGACCAGTGCCACGAGGTGGTGGATCAGTACGTGACGCCCATCGAGGACGGGCTGGCCCAGGACCTGGAGCCCCATGAGATCTGCATCAAGATTGGCATGTGCGAGAGCCAGGGCCACCCAG GGTGGAAGGTTCCTGGCCCGCGCCGGGCCCCGGCTGCAGAGAGCCCAGCGGATACCGTGGGACCAG cTGGCGCGTGA